In the genome of Staphylococcus durrellii, one region contains:
- a CDS encoding ABC transporter ATP-binding protein: protein MTLRIEDVTKKYKAFTAVDSVSLTLEEGKMLGFLGRNGAGKTTTFRMILGLTPITHGQITYKGKKIDKKQYDYVGYLPEERGLHPKMKVYDELFYLATLKGMKSKDIKKAIDYWLNRFDIVQNRDKKIEALSKGNQQKIQLLASMIHQPQLLILDEPFSGLDPVNVELLKSAVKELNDQGTTIIYSSHRMEHVEELCDDVCILNNGQLVVAGQIDEVKANHGNKSVMIESSHQMPELESIEGVLNVERNKREIKVTIENENIAENIYQVVVSYGFVKRFQVVEPSLNEIFIDKVGDYNG from the coding sequence ATGACTCTGCGTATAGAAGACGTTACCAAAAAGTATAAAGCATTTACAGCTGTCGACAGTGTTTCTTTGACGTTAGAAGAAGGTAAGATGCTCGGTTTCCTTGGGCGAAATGGTGCAGGTAAAACAACGACATTTAGAATGATTTTAGGGTTAACGCCGATAACTCATGGTCAAATTACTTATAAAGGAAAAAAAATTGATAAAAAACAATATGACTACGTTGGTTATTTACCCGAAGAACGTGGATTACATCCTAAAATGAAAGTGTATGATGAGTTATTTTATTTAGCTACATTAAAAGGAATGAAGTCAAAAGATATTAAAAAAGCGATTGATTATTGGCTAAATAGATTTGATATCGTTCAGAATAGAGACAAAAAAATAGAGGCTTTGTCAAAAGGGAATCAACAAAAAATTCAACTATTGGCTAGTATGATACATCAACCACAATTATTAATCTTAGACGAACCTTTCAGTGGTTTAGATCCGGTCAATGTCGAACTATTAAAATCTGCAGTTAAGGAATTAAACGACCAAGGTACTACTATTATTTATAGTTCTCATAGAATGGAACATGTAGAAGAATTATGTGACGATGTGTGCATTTTAAATAATGGTCAATTAGTTGTTGCAGGCCAAATTGATGAAGTAAAAGCAAATCACGGTAATAAGAGTGTTATGATAGAAAGTTCGCATCAAATGCCTGAACTAGAGTCAATAGAAGGCGTATTAAATGTGGAACGCAATAAGCGTGAAATTAAGGTAACGATAGAAAATGAAAATATAGCTGAAAACATTTACCAAGTAGTTGTAAGCTATGGTTTTGTTAAGCGTTTTCAAGTTGTAGAACCTTCTTTAAATGAAATTTTCATAGATAAAGTAGGTGATTATAATGGATAG
- a CDS encoding ABC transporter permease, which translates to MDRFFATFALTYRNKVKAKSFLIFTGIVVILILAAGNINKIIDLFNNGGNKIGIVTNNDNLYKAVKSQEKQLDDDATFQKVSKNKAKKDIRNKKMDEAYVANLSDNKINGKILSRDTVSAQKEQKYQAVLSTIQTQIMASNLNLSPSELKSLQAQSNVSTQMISDQQHNKNLSEAQKTFNMIVVYAGIMLLFFIIINYANQIAMEIATEKTSRVIEMIITSVSPMTHILAKIAGVIAVALTQIAIFVIVALISYIAFDVKEMFDGFDVHPGTLTTQIIIVGIINLIVGVLSYVFLAAILGAITSRIEDINQSIMPMSLLSMIGLYVSLYSVWNPDALITKITSFIPMLSPFVMFVRSSSPNVEIWEIVLSVIISLITGVILLWIAIRSYKDSILSFDRSVKASMKRLFNRG; encoded by the coding sequence ATGGATAGATTTTTTGCTACTTTTGCATTAACCTACAGAAACAAAGTGAAAGCAAAATCATTTTTAATTTTTACTGGTATTGTTGTGATATTAATCTTGGCAGCAGGAAACATTAATAAAATTATTGATTTATTTAATAATGGTGGAAATAAAATAGGTATTGTTACAAATAATGATAATCTATACAAAGCTGTTAAATCACAAGAAAAACAACTTGATGATGATGCTACATTCCAAAAAGTATCAAAAAATAAAGCTAAAAAAGATATAAGAAATAAAAAAATGGATGAAGCCTATGTTGCAAATTTATCAGATAATAAAATAAACGGTAAAATTTTAAGTCGTGACACAGTATCTGCGCAAAAAGAACAAAAGTATCAAGCTGTTTTGTCGACAATACAAACTCAAATCATGGCATCTAATTTGAATTTGTCGCCTTCAGAGTTAAAATCTTTACAAGCTCAGAGTAATGTATCTACTCAGATGATATCTGATCAACAACACAATAAGAATTTATCAGAAGCACAAAAAACATTTAATATGATAGTCGTTTATGCTGGCATCATGTTATTGTTCTTTATCATTATCAATTATGCCAACCAAATAGCAATGGAAATTGCGACAGAAAAGACATCTCGAGTAATCGAAATGATTATAACAAGCGTTTCTCCAATGACGCATATACTAGCTAAAATAGCTGGCGTTATAGCAGTGGCATTAACGCAGATAGCCATATTCGTTATTGTTGCGTTAATTTCATATATTGCATTTGACGTTAAAGAAATGTTTGATGGATTTGATGTACATCCAGGCACGTTAACTACGCAAATTATAATAGTAGGTATTATTAATTTAATAGTAGGCGTACTTTCTTATGTTTTCTTAGCAGCTATATTAGGTGCAATTACATCACGAATTGAAGATATTAACCAATCGATTATGCCAATGTCATTGCTTAGTATGATTGGCTTATATGTATCGTTATATAGTGTTTGGAACCCTGATGCGTTAATAACTAAAATTACTAGTTTTATTCCGATGTTATCTCCATTCGTTATGTTTGTACGTTCATCATCCCCGAACGTTGAAATATGGGAAATTGTCTTGAGTGTAATAATATCACTGATCACAGGCGTAATACTATTATGGATTGCGATTCGAAGTTATAAGGACAGTATTTTAAGTTTTGATAGAAGTGTTAAAGCATCTATGAAACGTTTATTTAACCGAGGCTAA
- a CDS encoding aldose epimerase family protein: MFAKVEKQRNGIELIKIDNQETTIVFSNYGARIVSWKFDDNSIVLGNIVEADEFYQENPFKFGATIGRYSGRIANATFELDGKTYTLDQNDESNNIHGGPNGLDSRFFEYEIVEQVGQIKIIFTTTITSEEDNFPGNIELKVTHTYNVEHKWTIEYEAVASEKTLFNPMNHVYFNLNRDNNIIDNHYINSDKLAMYPLGDDNLVSSLEPIDLKQYFGNNKIKFKDIFEADHPVLQRQMNRYKGLDHPFEIDEGQMTIENKHFLLKVETDMPNVVVFTFNDTSSWQSNFNIYKPHSGFTLETQCIPNDINLVGENAQSIIDANKPFYSKTSYKIFEKEI; this comes from the coding sequence ATGTTTGCAAAAGTAGAAAAACAGCGTAACGGTATAGAATTGATAAAAATTGACAACCAAGAAACCACAATTGTATTTTCTAATTATGGTGCACGTATTGTTTCATGGAAATTTGATGATAATAGTATAGTTTTGGGGAACATTGTTGAAGCAGATGAATTTTATCAAGAAAACCCATTTAAATTTGGTGCTACAATAGGACGTTACAGTGGTAGAATTGCCAATGCTACTTTTGAATTAGATGGCAAAACCTATACATTAGATCAAAATGATGAGTCTAACAATATTCATGGTGGACCTAATGGTCTTGATAGTAGATTTTTTGAGTATGAAATTGTTGAACAAGTTGGTCAAATCAAAATCATTTTTACAACAACTATTACAAGTGAAGAAGATAATTTCCCAGGTAATATAGAATTAAAGGTCACACATACATATAATGTGGAACATAAATGGACGATTGAATATGAAGCAGTTGCTTCAGAAAAAACACTATTCAATCCAATGAATCATGTTTATTTTAATTTAAATAGAGATAATAATATTATCGATAATCATTATATCAATAGCGATAAATTAGCCATGTATCCATTGGGCGATGACAATTTAGTCAGTAGTTTAGAGCCAATTGACTTAAAACAGTATTTTGGCAATAACAAAATTAAGTTTAAAGATATTTTCGAAGCGGATCATCCTGTATTACAACGGCAAATGAATCGCTATAAAGGTTTAGACCATCCTTTTGAAATTGATGAAGGTCAAATGACGATAGAAAATAAGCACTTTTTATTAAAAGTCGAAACAGATATGCCAAACGTTGTTGTTTTTACATTCAATGACACTTCAAGTTGGCAAAGTAATTTTAACATTTATAAACCGCATTCTGGATTTACGCTTGAAACTCAATGTATACCAAATGATATTAATTTAGTAGGTGAAAATGCCCAATCGATAATTGACGCAAATAAGCCATTTTACTCTAAAACATCTTATAAGATTTTTGAAAAAGAAATATAA
- a CDS encoding MOSC domain-containing protein: protein MYEVEAICTGKVVDLNYSSKRPMRSALNKTPFTGSIWLSLTGFTQDEQEYKDHGGPDKAVCLFNKSNYSMWKDDVDQLPTYAMFGENLTVTNLDEREAYFGNQYQLGEAIIEISEIREPCWKIQTKYQIPDLVKRMSTSGKTGFYFRVIQEGYVTVEDNLKLIKTAEKETKLSVYELNDIYYNDRKNASRLHYAIKNPYITNNRKEKLQRLLSRAQQH, encoded by the coding sequence ATTTATGAAGTTGAAGCAATTTGTACAGGCAAAGTTGTAGATTTAAATTATAGCAGTAAACGACCAATGCGTTCCGCACTGAATAAGACACCTTTTACAGGTTCTATTTGGTTATCACTAACTGGCTTTACTCAAGATGAGCAAGAATATAAAGACCATGGTGGTCCTGATAAGGCAGTTTGTTTATTTAACAAATCAAACTATAGTATGTGGAAAGATGATGTTGACCAACTTCCTACTTATGCCATGTTTGGTGAAAATTTAACTGTGACTAACTTAGACGAACGTGAAGCCTATTTTGGTAATCAATATCAATTAGGTGAAGCAATAATAGAAATATCCGAAATTAGAGAACCATGTTGGAAAATTCAAACTAAATATCAAATTCCTGATTTAGTTAAACGCATGTCAACATCTGGCAAAACTGGTTTTTATTTCCGTGTTATTCAAGAAGGCTATGTTACTGTCGAGGACAATCTAAAACTTATAAAAACAGCCGAAAAAGAAACTAAATTATCTGTATACGAACTGAATGACATTTATTATAATGATCGTAAAAATGCATCGCGCCTTCATTACGCAATTAAAAACCCCTATATTACTAATAATAGAAAAGAAAAACTCCAACGTTTACTATCTCGTGCACAACAACATTAA
- a CDS encoding ribose 5-phosphate isomerase A, whose product MMDKKQLKIITFNDALQQIKDGMVIGIGSGSTIELLIPQLAEKIKSEQLNITGVCTSNKTAYIAKNHGIKVIEVNDATSIDVAIDGADEVDPNLNLIKGGGGALFREKVIDAMANKFVVLVDESKMVDYLGETFKLPVEVDKFNWLLVAKKIQAYGNLEVTRRMVDDVPFITDNGNYILDVVLHNDINSSDFHEYLIHLIGVLETGYFIDIADQVIVGTQNGVKVINK is encoded by the coding sequence ATTATGGATAAGAAACAGTTAAAAATAATTACATTTAACGATGCATTGCAACAAATAAAAGATGGTATGGTTATTGGTATTGGCTCAGGTTCTACAATTGAATTATTGATTCCACAGCTAGCTGAAAAAATTAAATCGGAGCAACTAAATATAACAGGTGTTTGCACTTCGAATAAAACTGCATATATTGCTAAAAATCACGGTATCAAAGTGATAGAAGTAAATGATGCTACTAGCATTGATGTAGCTATTGATGGTGCTGATGAAGTGGATCCGAATTTAAATCTTATCAAAGGTGGCGGTGGTGCTTTATTTAGAGAAAAAGTTATTGATGCTATGGCCAACAAGTTTGTAGTTCTAGTAGATGAATCTAAAATGGTTGATTACTTAGGTGAAACTTTTAAATTGCCTGTCGAGGTTGATAAATTTAATTGGTTGCTCGTTGCTAAAAAAATCCAAGCATATGGAAATCTCGAAGTTACGCGTAGAATGGTAGACGACGTACCATTTATTACTGATAATGGAAATTATATATTAGATGTCGTATTACATAATGACATTAACTCATCTGATTTTCATGAATATTTAATTCATTTAATAGGCGTACTTGAAACAGGATATTTTATTGATATTGCTGATCAAGTAATTGTTGGTACTCAAAATGGTGTAAAAGTTATAAATAAATAA
- a CDS encoding CPBP family intramembrane glutamic endopeptidase, whose amino-acid sequence MDKQRIPGFRWAMMIFIFYIISYALPTILKDFQGKLPYKSFVFDLTYIAPFVAVFVCLIIFGSKRVQLNGLKFTLGLDTIVRLLLALIIPLVIFIVAMTSFNVFADSFILLQAEDLSVSITTVIVGQLVMAFLIEFAFRSYLQNIVENRVYNLFASIIVGFLYALWNINLSFGLTFAMYSFLYGFAFSLIVGELIRGMKGRTIYIATVFHFIMSFGLVFLFNEELGNVFAMKVVAYSTVVVGIVYLILSMIVRVILYFFTRRNFDEIEENNYMDHLNDEDEVESTKGHKTSHDNHHDKDPTTETDNRIEAQVTNVDKFERETTATEQITTSESETSPIVEDNVTSESETSPITEDTLQRNDVSVAKDASRTQDGSVTQNNFIDSQVDSELDASNDIDDSRVTSNTTEKKHETEHIEHSNLNQNVANDTETTSSKHLNNDAQMDNNTSNLDEAQSNEQEDSEHNGSTNEYHRTSFLTKLKNRNRR is encoded by the coding sequence ATGGATAAGCAACGTATTCCAGGTTTTAGATGGGCGATGATGATTTTTATTTTTTATATCATTTCCTATGCATTACCTACGATACTTAAAGATTTTCAAGGCAAATTGCCATATAAATCTTTTGTTTTTGACTTAACTTATATTGCACCTTTTGTTGCAGTATTTGTATGTCTTATAATATTTGGAAGTAAAAGAGTCCAATTAAATGGTTTAAAATTCACGCTTGGACTGGATACAATTGTTAGACTTTTATTAGCTTTAATTATTCCACTAGTGATTTTTATTGTAGCAATGACTAGCTTTAATGTCTTTGCAGATAGTTTTATCTTATTACAAGCTGAGGATTTATCGGTGTCTATAACTACTGTAATTGTTGGGCAACTGGTTATGGCATTTTTAATAGAATTCGCGTTCCGTTCTTATTTACAAAACATAGTAGAAAATCGCGTTTATAATTTATTCGCATCAATTATTGTAGGCTTTTTATACGCATTGTGGAACATCAACCTAAGTTTCGGTTTAACATTTGCAATGTATAGTTTTCTATACGGATTTGCGTTCTCTCTAATTGTGGGTGAACTTATACGTGGTATGAAAGGACGTACAATTTATATAGCGACCGTTTTTCATTTTATTATGTCATTCGGACTCGTTTTCTTATTTAATGAAGAATTGGGCAATGTCTTTGCAATGAAAGTTGTCGCCTATTCGACAGTAGTAGTAGGTATAGTTTACTTAATATTAAGTATGATTGTACGAGTTATTCTTTATTTCTTCACCAGACGTAATTTTGATGAGATTGAAGAAAATAATTACATGGACCATCTAAATGATGAAGATGAAGTTGAATCTACCAAGGGTCATAAGACATCACATGACAATCATCACGATAAAGATCCAACAACTGAAACAGACAACAGAATAGAAGCACAAGTTACTAATGTAGATAAATTCGAAAGAGAAACAACTGCCACTGAGCAAATTACTACATCTGAAAGTGAAACATCACCTATTGTTGAAGATAATGTCACATCTGAAAGTGAAACATCACCTATTACTGAAGACACGCTTCAAAGAAATGATGTTTCGGTTGCTAAGGACGCTTCTAGAACTCAAGATGGGTCAGTAACACAAAATAATTTTATAGATAGCCAAGTCGATTCAGAACTTGACGCTTCTAATGATATTGATGATAGTCGAGTAACTTCAAATACTACAGAAAAAAAACATGAAACTGAGCACATTGAGCATTCGAACCTAAATCAAAATGTTGCAAATGATACTGAAACTACTTCATCAAAACATTTAAATAATGATGCACAAATGGATAATAATACGTCTAACTTGGACGAAGCACAATCAAACGAGCAAGAAGATTCAGAGCATAACGGTTCAACTAATGAATATCATCGTACTTCGTTCTTAACAAAACTTAAAAATCGTAATAGAAGATAA
- the hutG gene encoding formimidoylglutamase — protein MHNLPNAELWTGRIDSETDSNQFRHFQTIQFGNFNDKAAKSQPEGVGILGYEVDKGVELNNGRLGAKDGPNAIKSAFANLPVLRSSPIFDYGNIVHDHETLEETQEEFAKLVTQSIKRHKQTFLLGGGHDIAYAQYLGVRAAYPDSSIGVINIDAHFDTRIAEGSTSGTSFRQILEQDDNAAYLVLGIQQGGNTQALFDYAEQRNIDYVFSDELLHQVSPPIKDLVERFVHDHDVIMFTVCMDVVDSAFAPGVSAPAVLGLYPNIVLELAKRIIPSDKVSTISIAETNPAYDIDDRTAKLTANFIHHFLH, from the coding sequence ATGCATAATTTACCAAATGCTGAGCTTTGGACAGGTAGAATTGACAGTGAAACGGATAGTAATCAGTTTCGACATTTTCAAACAATTCAATTCGGCAATTTTAATGATAAGGCAGCTAAGTCACAACCTGAAGGTGTAGGTATACTCGGTTATGAAGTGGACAAAGGAGTAGAATTAAATAATGGACGTTTAGGAGCTAAAGATGGACCAAATGCTATAAAAAGTGCATTTGCTAATTTACCAGTGTTACGTTCCAGCCCAATATTTGATTACGGAAATATAGTTCATGATCACGAAACATTAGAAGAGACACAAGAAGAATTTGCAAAACTAGTTACTCAATCAATTAAGCGCCACAAGCAAACATTTTTATTAGGTGGCGGTCATGACATAGCATATGCTCAATATTTAGGAGTTAGAGCGGCATATCCTGATTCATCTATTGGCGTAATAAATATTGATGCGCATTTTGATACACGCATCGCTGAAGGTTCTACTTCAGGTACAAGTTTCAGGCAAATTTTAGAGCAAGACGATAATGCGGCTTATTTAGTTTTAGGCATACAACAAGGCGGTAATACACAAGCATTATTTGATTATGCCGAACAACGAAATATAGACTACGTGTTTTCAGACGAACTATTACATCAAGTGTCACCACCAATAAAAGATTTAGTCGAACGATTTGTGCATGATCACGATGTTATAATGTTCACGGTGTGTATGGATGTCGTTGATAGTGCTTTTGCACCAGGCGTAAGTGCTCCTGCAGTGTTGGGCTTATATCCAAATATCGTTCTAGAATTAGCCAAACGTATTATACCTAGCGATAAAGTTTCAACAATAAGCATTGCTGAAACGAATCCGGCTTATGATATTGATGATAGAACCGCAAAATTAACGGCTAACTTTATTCATCATTTTTTACATTGA
- a CDS encoding LysR family transcriptional regulator, which translates to MKIIQLEYFIAVVKYNNFTQAAKFLHISQPSLTATIKKIESDLGYDLFTRTTKDIKITERGIQFYNYAIKLVQEYHQTMEKMYDLKMSESPKVKLSILESTNQWVSQAIAMHRKQYDDQTYLISEIHNQNDILAHLLNFEEHIALSNEKITHEAIQSTPLYEESYMLLVPNNTFSEQHITINDLPLILPKQGSQVRLHLDDYFKRMNLHPNIVLEVDRFKAATNFVHKGLGYAIIPRFYYQSFNASQLDAIKFEPNLGRTIYINYLKKRKHSSRVLSLIDVFLSYWDINVKNDE; encoded by the coding sequence ATGAAAATCATTCAATTAGAATACTTTATCGCCGTAGTTAAGTATAACAACTTTACTCAAGCGGCTAAGTTTTTACATATTAGTCAACCTTCCTTAACGGCAACTATTAAAAAAATTGAAAGTGACTTAGGCTATGATTTGTTTACACGAACAACCAAAGATATAAAGATTACAGAAAGAGGTATTCAATTTTATAATTACGCTATAAAATTAGTACAAGAGTACCATCAAACTATGGAAAAAATGTATGACTTAAAAATGAGTGAATCTCCCAAAGTCAAACTCTCTATTTTAGAATCAACAAATCAATGGGTCTCACAAGCTATCGCAATGCATCGTAAGCAGTATGATGATCAAACATATTTAATTTCAGAAATACATAATCAAAATGATATATTGGCACACTTATTAAATTTTGAAGAGCACATTGCCTTATCAAACGAAAAAATTACACACGAAGCGATTCAATCTACGCCATTATACGAAGAATCTTATATGCTACTCGTACCTAACAATACTTTTAGTGAGCAACACATTACTATTAATGATTTGCCTTTAATATTACCTAAACAAGGTTCACAGGTTAGACTGCATCTTGATGATTACTTTAAACGCATGAATTTACATCCAAATATCGTATTAGAGGTAGATCGATTCAAAGCAGCCACAAATTTTGTACATAAAGGTTTAGGTTATGCCATTATACCTAGATTTTATTATCAATCGTTTAATGCTAGTCAATTAGACGCCATTAAGTTCGAACCTAACTTAGGACGCACCATATATATCAATTATTTAAAAAAAAGAAAGCACTCTTCAAGAGTACTTTCCTTAATAGATGTATTTTTAAGTTATTGGGATATCAATGTAAAAAATGATGAATAA
- the hutU gene encoding urocanate hydratase, with protein sequence MRKIQAKKGLELECKGWEQEAVLRMLYNNLDPEVAERPEDLVVYGGIGKAARNWEAFEAIENTLRDLEADETMLVQSGKPVAVFKTHEEAPRVLLSNSVLVPEWANWDHFHELDKKGLMMYGQMTAGSWIYIGSQGIVQGTYETFGELANQHYEGSLAGTVTLTAGLGGMGGAQPLAVTMNEGVVIGVDVDESRIDKRIATKYCDVKTDDLDEALKLADEARSEGRPLSIGVIGNAVDVHQQILDKKFKIDIITDQTSAHDPLNGYVPQGYTVEEAKTYRENDPKAYVKESESSMAKHVSLMLEFQKQGAVAFDYGNNIRQVAYNNGVTNAFDFPGFVPAYIRPLFCEGKGPFRFAALSGDPKDIERADEEMRKLFPDNEKLNRWLDLASEKIAYQGLPSRIAWLGYGERAEMGLALNKLVRDGEISAPIVIGRDHLDSGSVASPNRETEGMKDGSDAVGDWAVLNALINTAAGGSWISFHHGGGVGMGYSLHAGMVVVADGSERADRRLGRVLTTDPGMGVARHVDAGYDSAVKVAKEKGVKIPMIDRKGDQ encoded by the coding sequence ATGAGAAAAATACAAGCAAAAAAAGGATTAGAATTAGAGTGTAAGGGCTGGGAACAAGAAGCAGTACTAAGAATGCTCTATAACAATTTAGATCCAGAAGTAGCTGAACGACCTGAAGATTTAGTAGTATATGGAGGTATTGGTAAAGCTGCTAGAAATTGGGAAGCATTTGAAGCCATAGAAAATACGTTACGTGATTTAGAAGCGGATGAAACTATGTTAGTTCAATCTGGTAAACCAGTTGCAGTGTTTAAAACACATGAAGAGGCACCTAGAGTTTTATTATCTAATTCTGTCTTAGTCCCAGAGTGGGCAAATTGGGATCATTTCCATGAATTAGATAAAAAAGGGCTTATGATGTATGGTCAGATGACGGCAGGTAGTTGGATTTATATTGGTTCTCAAGGTATTGTGCAGGGTACGTACGAAACTTTTGGAGAATTAGCGAATCAACATTATGAAGGTAGCCTAGCTGGGACTGTGACATTAACTGCAGGGTTAGGTGGTATGGGAGGCGCGCAACCGCTTGCTGTAACGATGAACGAAGGTGTCGTAATCGGGGTTGATGTTGATGAATCAAGAATTGATAAACGTATCGCAACGAAATATTGTGATGTTAAGACGGATGATTTAGATGAAGCATTGAAATTAGCTGATGAAGCTAGAAGTGAAGGTCGTCCGTTATCTATTGGAGTTATAGGTAATGCCGTAGATGTTCATCAACAAATTTTAGACAAAAAATTTAAAATCGATATTATTACAGACCAAACAAGTGCACATGACCCATTAAATGGTTACGTACCGCAAGGATATACGGTTGAAGAAGCGAAAACATATCGTGAAAATGATCCTAAAGCATATGTAAAAGAGTCTGAATCCTCAATGGCTAAGCACGTATCATTAATGTTAGAATTTCAAAAACAGGGTGCGGTTGCATTCGACTATGGCAATAATATTCGTCAAGTTGCATATAATAACGGGGTGACTAATGCGTTTGATTTCCCAGGTTTTGTACCAGCTTATATTAGACCACTATTTTGTGAAGGTAAAGGCCCATTTAGATTTGCAGCATTAAGTGGTGATCCTAAAGACATTGAACGTGCAGATGAAGAAATGAGAAAGCTATTCCCAGATAATGAAAAACTCAATCGATGGTTAGATTTAGCTTCAGAGAAAATTGCATACCAAGGTTTACCTTCTCGTATCGCTTGGTTAGGGTATGGAGAAAGAGCAGAAATGGGATTAGCGTTAAATAAATTAGTACGTGACGGTGAAATTTCAGCGCCAATCGTTATTGGACGTGACCACTTAGACTCGGGTTCTGTAGCTAGTCCTAATAGAGAGACAGAAGGTATGAAAGATGGTTCGGATGCAGTTGGAGACTGGGCTGTACTTAATGCGTTAATTAATACAGCAGCTGGTGGATCGTGGATTTCATTCCACCATGGTGGAGGTGTAGGCATGGGCTACTCTTTACACGCTGGTATGGTTGTCGTTGCTGACGGTTCAGAACGCGCAGATAGACGTTTAGGAAGAGTGTTAACTACAGATCCAGGTATGGGTGTTGCACGACATGTAGATGCTGGTTATGACTCTGCGGTTAAAGTTGCTAAAGAAAAAGGTGTCAAAATTCCAATGATAGATAGAAAAGGTGATCAATAA
- the hutI gene encoding imidazolonepropionase, which yields MNDLIIQNIKQLILPKSTDRPLKGKELDELTTIDNGTVVVNDGKIVYSGAYTDEYEAKETIDGSDRVVSPALVEAHTHLVHGGSREHEMSLKRQGVSYLEILEQGGGILSTVEATRNTAEEDLLKKAEKQLLTMMQHGVLTVEAKSGYGLNKENELKQLRVSNQLAEKYNIEMKHTFLGPHAIPKNAVSNQAFLDEMIEMLPEAKQYADFADIFCETGVFTIEESQKYMEAAKEAGFRVKIHADEIDPLGGLELAIDEDAISADHLVASSDEGKRKLYDSDTVAVILPGTTFYLGKDKYADARGMIDNNGAIAIATDFNPGSCVTNNLQLVMAIASLKLKLSSNEIWNAVTVNAAKAIDSNAGTINKGDKANIVIWDAPNYEYILYHFGINHADKVIKDGEVIFDNAVAFSASNS from the coding sequence ATGAATGATTTAATAATACAAAATATTAAACAACTAATCTTACCTAAATCTACCGATCGCCCTTTAAAAGGCAAAGAATTAGATGAATTGACGACGATTGACAATGGAACTGTTGTAGTTAATGACGGTAAGATAGTTTACTCAGGTGCATATACTGATGAATATGAAGCGAAAGAAACAATTGACGGTAGTGATAGAGTTGTTTCGCCAGCATTAGTTGAAGCGCATACGCATTTAGTTCATGGTGGTTCAAGAGAGCATGAAATGTCTTTAAAAAGACAAGGTGTATCTTATCTTGAAATATTAGAGCAAGGTGGGGGAATACTTTCAACTGTTGAAGCTACGCGTAATACTGCAGAAGAAGATTTATTGAAAAAAGCCGAGAAACAATTGCTAACTATGATGCAACATGGTGTGCTTACAGTTGAAGCTAAAAGTGGTTACGGTTTAAATAAAGAAAACGAATTAAAACAATTACGTGTGTCTAATCAATTAGCAGAAAAATATAATATAGAAATGAAACATACATTTTTAGGGCCTCATGCCATTCCTAAAAATGCTGTATCTAACCAAGCATTTTTAGATGAAATGATTGAGATGTTACCGGAAGCAAAACAATATGCGGACTTTGCTGATATTTTTTGTGAAACAGGCGTCTTCACAATTGAAGAGTCTCAAAAATATATGGAAGCTGCTAAAGAAGCAGGTTTTAGAGTGAAAATACATGCTGACGAGATTGATCCGTTGGGTGGTTTAGAATTAGCAATCGATGAAGATGCAATCAGTGCCGATCATTTGGTCGCATCAAGCGATGAAGGTAAGCGAAAATTATATGATAGTGATACAGTTGCTGTTATTTTACCAGGTACGACATTCTATCTAGGTAAAGATAAATATGCGGACGCAAGAGGAATGATAGATAATAATGGTGCCATTGCGATTGCTACTGACTTTAACCCTGGTAGTTGTGTAACGAATAACTTACAACTTGTCATGGCTATTGCATCACTTAAACTAAAATTATCTTCGAATGAAATATGGAATGCAGTGACTGTGAATGCCGCAAAAGCTATTGATAGTAATGCAGGCACAATTAATAAAGGTGACAAGGCAAATATCGTCATTTGGGATGCACCGAACTACGAATATATTTTATATCATTTTGGTATCAATCATGCTGATAAGGTCATTAAAGATGGCGAAGTTATCTTTGATAATGCAGTTGCATTTTCAGCAAGCAATTCATAG